One region of Flavobacterium sp. KACC 22763 genomic DNA includes:
- a CDS encoding HmuY family protein — protein MKTKFLKLSLLALFIFTASCSSDDDKNEVAPVVTTKVSNLDATSAEFTKFSFSENKVVTGDKWDIAFSKTTILVNGGAKKADAEPSRTGSGAVSIVSGTFSGVTLFPSASTFVQDGATAYAIPTGSGNGWYSYNATTHVISPIAGKVFVVKTNDGKYAKFEILSYYKDAPTTPSETSVSGYYTFNFAYQANSTTTF, from the coding sequence ATGAAAACAAAATTCTTAAAACTTTCGCTTTTAGCATTATTTATTTTTACAGCATCTTGCAGTAGCGATGACGATAAAAATGAAGTTGCACCAGTAGTAACTACAAAAGTTTCTAATTTAGACGCAACTTCAGCGGAATTTACAAAGTTCAGCTTCTCAGAAAACAAAGTGGTTACTGGTGATAAATGGGATATTGCTTTTAGTAAAACTACTATTCTGGTTAATGGAGGAGCTAAAAAAGCTGATGCAGAGCCAAGTAGAACCGGATCTGGTGCCGTAAGTATCGTATCAGGTACATTTTCAGGAGTAACATTGTTTCCTTCAGCCTCTACTTTTGTTCAAGATGGCGCTACAGCATATGCAATTCCTACGGGAAGCGGAAACGGTTGGTACAGCTATAATGCAACAACTCATGTTATTTCTCCAATCGCTGGTAAAGTTTTTGTTGTAAAAACTAATGACGGTAAATATGCAAAATTTGAAATATTAAGCTATTATAAAGATGCTCCAACAACACCATCGGAAACTTCTGTATCTGGATATTATACCTTTAATTTCGCGTATCAAGCAAACAGTACTACAACATTCTAA